A single genomic interval of Spinacia oleracea cultivar Varoflay chromosome 6, BTI_SOV_V1, whole genome shotgun sequence harbors:
- the LOC110800224 gene encoding phosphoglycerate mutase-like protein 1 isoform X1, with protein sequence MEAVPSSSLPPLHRCKILHLVRHAQGIHNVAGAEKYKKSPEMVDPRLSQLGWEQVENLRKHVHACGLMQRIELVVTSPMLRTMQTAVVVFGGDNIKNGMCASPLMLENVKNDHATVSSLNSPPFLAQELCRERLGVNTCDKRGSISEYKSLFPAIDFSLIESDEDILWRDDVRESDEEVSARGLKFIKWLWTREEIEIAIVTHSAFLFQTLPEFGYDCHPSTKNEICKFFANSELRSVMLLEKSLMGVHPAKTNYPGRIPFVLDLPNDLANMKRESNDNQHQQIGGN encoded by the exons ATGGAGGCTGTGCCTAGTTCGAGTTTGCCCCCATTGCACCGATGCAAAATTCTCCATCTG GTTAGGCATGCACAAGGGATTCACAATGTTGCAGGCGCGGAGAAATACAAGAAATCTCCGGAAATGGTTGATCCTCGCCTTTCACAACTTGGATGGGAACAG GTTGAGAATCTCCGAAAACATGTTCACGCTTGTGGACTAATGCAAAGGATTGAACTAGTCGTTACATCTCCTATGCTAAG GACAATGCAAACTGCAGTCGTAGTCTTTGGTGGGGACAATATAAAGAATGGGATGTGTGCATCCCCTCTAATGTTGGAAAACGTGAAGAATGACCATGCTACAGTGTCAAGTCTAAACAGCCCACCATTTTTGGCACAAGAGCTTTGTCGGGAACGCCTG GGAGTGAACACATGTGATAAGAGGGGAAGCATTAGTGAGTACAAGAGTCTATTTCCAGCAATTGACTTTTCCCTG ATAGAAAGTGATGAAGATATCTTGTGGAGGGATGACGTGAGGGAGTCAGATGAAGAGGTTTCAGCTCGAGGATTGAAGTTCATAAAATG GTTGTGGACTAGAGAGGAGATAGAGATTGCAATTGTTACCCACAGCGCATTTTTGTTTCAAACCCTGCCAGAGTTTGGGTATGATTGTCACCCGTCAACAAAGAATGAGATTTGCAAATT CTTTGCAAATTCTGAACTTCGGTCGGTGATGCTGCTGGAGAAAAG TTTGATGGGTGTACATCCTGCAAAAACGAACTATCCTGGAAGGATCCCTTTCGTACTTGACCTACCAAACGATCTAGCGAACATGAAACGAGAATCCAATGACAACCAGCATCAACAGATTGGCGGGAACTGA
- the LOC110800224 gene encoding phosphoglycerate mutase-like protein 1 isoform X2, translating to MVDPRLSQLGWEQVENLRKHVHACGLMQRIELVVTSPMLRTMQTAVVVFGGDNIKNGMCASPLMLENVKNDHATVSSLNSPPFLAQELCRERLGVNTCDKRGSISEYKSLFPAIDFSLIESDEDILWRDDVRESDEEVSARGLKFIKWLWTREEIEIAIVTHSAFLFQTLPEFGYDCHPSTKNEICKFFANSELRSVMLLEKSLMGVHPAKTNYPGRIPFVLDLPNDLANMKRESNDNQHQQIGGN from the exons ATGGTTGATCCTCGCCTTTCACAACTTGGATGGGAACAG GTTGAGAATCTCCGAAAACATGTTCACGCTTGTGGACTAATGCAAAGGATTGAACTAGTCGTTACATCTCCTATGCTAAG GACAATGCAAACTGCAGTCGTAGTCTTTGGTGGGGACAATATAAAGAATGGGATGTGTGCATCCCCTCTAATGTTGGAAAACGTGAAGAATGACCATGCTACAGTGTCAAGTCTAAACAGCCCACCATTTTTGGCACAAGAGCTTTGTCGGGAACGCCTG GGAGTGAACACATGTGATAAGAGGGGAAGCATTAGTGAGTACAAGAGTCTATTTCCAGCAATTGACTTTTCCCTG ATAGAAAGTGATGAAGATATCTTGTGGAGGGATGACGTGAGGGAGTCAGATGAAGAGGTTTCAGCTCGAGGATTGAAGTTCATAAAATG GTTGTGGACTAGAGAGGAGATAGAGATTGCAATTGTTACCCACAGCGCATTTTTGTTTCAAACCCTGCCAGAGTTTGGGTATGATTGTCACCCGTCAACAAAGAATGAGATTTGCAAATT CTTTGCAAATTCTGAACTTCGGTCGGTGATGCTGCTGGAGAAAAG TTTGATGGGTGTACATCCTGCAAAAACGAACTATCCTGGAAGGATCCCTTTCGTACTTGACCTACCAAACGATCTAGCGAACATGAAACGAGAATCCAATGACAACCAGCATCAACAGATTGGCGGGAACTGA